In Oryza brachyantha chromosome 1, ObraRS2, whole genome shotgun sequence, the following are encoded in one genomic region:
- the LOC102701218 gene encoding 50S ribosomal protein L17-like, whose translation MGKFRKLGRHAAHRVSMLRTMVSQLVKHERIETTVAKAKEVRRKADQMVQLGKEGTLDAARRASAFVRGDDVVHKLFTELAYRYKNRAGGYTRLLRTRIRIGDAAPMAYIEFVDRENELREAKPAVPQPPQRAPLDPWAKSRASQQWAGPKISEGSRKEGL comes from the exons ATGGGGAAGTTTCGCAAGCtcggccgccacgccgcccacCGAGTCTCCATGCTCAG GACGATGGTGTCGCAGCTGGTGAAGCACGAGCGCATCGAGACCACCGTCGCGAAG GCGAAGGAGGTGCGGCGCAAGGCGGATCAGATGGTGCAGCTCGGGAAAGAG GGCACATTGGATGCAGCAAGACGTGCTTCTGCTTTTGTTCGGGGAGATGATGTTGTCCATAAGCTGTTTACAGAGCTGGCCTACCGTTACAA GAATCGAGCTGGTGGGTATACCAGACTATTGCGAACTAGAATACGAATTGGTGATGCTGCACCGATGGCGTACATTGA GTTCGTTGATAGGGAAAACGAACTTCGAGAAGCCAAACCTGCAGTACCACAGCCACCTCAGCGGGCTCCTCTTGATCCCTGGGCCAAGTCTCGTGCTAGCCAACAGTGGGCGGGACCTAAAATCAGCGAAGGCTCCAGAAAAGAAGGCTTATGA